One region of Archocentrus centrarchus isolate MPI-CPG fArcCen1 chromosome 6, fArcCen1, whole genome shotgun sequence genomic DNA includes:
- the mterf2 gene encoding transcription termination factor 2, mitochondrial, with protein sequence MLRLIATSLCLRCQHITALPLNLRLCMTRSVAENQQTVEALYNLSVDIQKVRKLKGWVLHESPAYTKEVAELLKNMGASGPIIAHILTSHPEAVLCNPEQIQTQKELWMSVCPNQRELVGIIEKFPAAFFTSSSHHDNQRNNISYFQSLNLNKRIITKLMASAPQSFSRPVEQNELMVRTLQRAYRELGGEEANMKVWLQKLLSQNPFVLLKSPEVLRQNLLFLRDKGFSTTQLLRLLSSLKGFVTELNPDSMRRTLTYSQDTIGCSEAELRNIILRCPALLYYPESTLAERFEGLLRAGISMSQITETPTILELTTQIVNYRIQRLKARGYDIRTGSLEVLNGTKKDFEMSFGKLQLSRERPIFNPVAPVKGDD encoded by the coding sequence ATGTTGCGCTTGATTGCAACATCCCTGTGCCTCCGGTGCCAACATATCACGGCTCTACCGTTAAACCTCAGGCTATGCATGACACGCAGTGTAGCAGAGAACCAGCAGACTGTAGAGGCTCTTTACAATCTCTCTGTGGACATCCAGAAAGTTCGGAAACTTAAAGGATGGGTGCTGCATGAAAGTCCAGCCTACACGAAAGAGGTAGCTGAACTCCTGAAGAACATGGGGGCCTCCGGCCCCATCATCGCTCATATCTTAACAAGTCACCCTGAGGCTGTCCTCTGCAATCCTGAGCAGATTCAGACTCAGAAGGAGCTGTGGATGTCTGTGTGTCCAAACCAGAGGGAGCTGGTTGGCATCATTGAGAAATTCCCAGCTGCGTTTTTCACCTCCTCCAGTCATCATGACAACCAGCGAAACAACATCTCTTACTTCCAGAGTCTAAACCTCAACAAACGAATCATCACCAAACTCATGGCCAGTGCGCCTCAAAGCTTCAGCCGGCCAGTAGAGCAGAATGAGTTGATGGTTCGCACCCTACAGCGGGCCTACCGGGAGCTCGGTGGAGAGGAGGCCAATATGAAAGTCTGGCTTCAAAAGCTGCTGAGTCAGAACCCGTTTGTTCTTCTGAAGTCTCCAGAGGTGCTGAGGCAGAACCTCCTTTTTCTTAGAGACAAGGGCTTCAGCACAACACAGCTGCTCCGCCTTTTGTCCAGTCTGAAGGGCTTTGTGACTGAGCTAAACCCAGACAGCATGCGTCGCACTCTGACGTACTCCCAAGACACCATTGGGTGCTCTGAGGCAGAGCTGCGGAACATCATCCTCCGGTGTCCGGCTCTTCTTTATTACCCTGAATCTACTCTGGCTGAGCGCTTTGAGGGTCTTCTCAGGGCTGGGATCAGCATGTCTCAAATCACAGAGACTCCAACTATCCTGGAGCTGACCACACAAATAGTAAATTATCGCATCCAGCGACTGAAGGCTCGAGGCTATGACATAAGGACAGGTAGTCTGGAGGTCCTAAATGGTACTAAGAAGGACTTTGAGATGAGCTTTGGAAAACTACAGCTCTCCAGAGAGAGACCCATTTTTAACCCTGTTGCCCCTGTAAAGGGGGATGACTGA
- the LOC115782014 gene encoding uncharacterized protein LOC115782014: MKPSTPEGDQLIGNSSNKNMPNAPPVDLRGRTDFKDNHNLLGFQISNLTHLDSGIYLTECWKNQTIISQKTQQLTVCKKEIQSELINLNKSDGGTELLCRSSAIGSEGTSVRWYYEMLPSYEPTLFLDSSISLKPLVEELAGFVAVRDNGELLVFNNMLKKNTYFKCLVIKERVQWHRFGLSDQYEIIYNSQDKTIPIPEDLRHRVTLSEDGSSLTIYNLEMNDGGKYGAPSAAFNATTFAVVAAVLVGLLVVGTIVTAVAVKKRVWASPTQREVTPDIKMNVDPSCTERLTPSE; the protein is encoded by the exons ATGAAGCC ATCTACTCCAGAGGGAGACCAGCTGATTGGCAACTCTTCAAACAAGAACATGCCCAACGCACCACCTGTAGACCTGCGGGGTCGTACCGACTTCAAGGACAATCACAACCTGCTCGGATTTCAAATCAGTAATCTCACTCACTTGGACTCTGGGATTTATCTGACAGAATGCTGGAAGAACCAGACGATAATCAGCCAGAAGACACAGCAGCTCACTGTGTGTAAAAAGGAGATTCAATCTGAGCTGATCAATCTGAATAAGTCAGATGGAGGGACAGAGCTCTTGTGCAGGAGCAGTGCCATTGGCTCAGAGGGAACGTCTGTGCGCTGGTACTATGAAATGCTTCCCTCTTATGAGCCCACACTCTTCCTGGATAGCAGTATTTCGCTGAAGCCTCTGGTGGAGGAGCTTGCAGGTTTTGTAGCTGTAAGAGACAATGGGGAGTTGCTTGTGTTCAACAAtatgttaaagaaaaacacatactTTAAATGTCTTGTGATCAAAG AAAGGGTGCAGTGGCACCGCTTTGGACTATCAGATCAGTATGAGATCATATATAACTCACAGGACAAAACTATTCCCATCCCTGAAGATCTACGACACAGAGTGACTCTGTCTGAGGATGGCTCCTCACTGACCATCTATAACCTCGAGATGAACGATGGGGGGAAGTATGG TGCTCCATCAGCAGCCTTCAATGCTACTACGTTCGCTGTGGTGGCAGCAGTCCTGGTGGGACTGCTGGTGGTTGGAACAATTGTCACAGCAGTGGCAGTGAAGAAGAGGGTGTGGGCTTCGCCAACGCAGAGAGAAGTGACTCCGGACATAAAAATGAATGTGGATCCTAGCTGTACTGAGAGGTTAACTCCATCTGAATAA